In Glycine max cultivar Williams 82 chromosome 4, Glycine_max_v4.0, whole genome shotgun sequence, the genomic stretch CAACACCCTCCCCCTCCCCACACACACATCCCCTAAATTTTTTACCTACTCAGTAAGAAAACCCATGATGAGTGACTAATGAACCTCTGCCAGCATGCATACTGAAGTCTTACTGTCTTGGCCATACATGGGATCAATGACTAAAGACAAATAACAGCAAGAGGATACATATTGCGAAGGGTGTCGCAGAGGTAAAAACAACTCCAAAGCTAAATATAAAACATGAGTTACTACTACTAAAACCATATTATCCAGAGTGCTAAGTGGACATTTCAAACCAAATGATCTCAAAGCAGAAAAGAGAAATGTGAGATTCCAGACTAAGCATTACTTGTATGAACTACTAGTACCTGGCCTTACAGTTTACATGTATAATTGGATATTGAAGCCTGATTTCAGTTTATACTTTCCAAAAAGTTGAGGTGGGGGGAGGGGGTTCCCTCCATTGAGTCCATCCAGTGTACAACTTTTCAGTTACTTATGGAACTGTCACATATTAGCTTCAAGAAGTGTAATGAGTAGGAGTAGTGCCTTTGTCTTTTAGGACTCTAAAATAGACAGCAATACCTGGTGTTTGCTGGTTGGCCTGAAGCATGAAATGTCACAATAATCTTACTCGTGTATATGAATGCTGTCTCTAGAAGCTAAGCTTGCCTTGAATTGATCAGTATGGTTATCATGACCAACAAGTTAGGTGAATCAaattttttcttctacaaattgaattttaatttaagcTTTATAAATTGAAGCCTTTTGGATGGAAGGGGTTCTTATTCCaattgttgaaacttgaaagtttgAGTGAGCTAACTATTATTATAACCTCAGCATTTAATGGATGAATCACAGAAGGTCAAAGTTGTAGCTGTTTATTTGCATTTTAgttgtctttcttttttactgGGTGTGTGAAcactttgtttaaaatttttgctGGTACTATTTAGAAATTAGAATGGTGATGGCATAAGCTTGAGTAGTTAATCTTCAAATCTCTTCTTTAAGGGGTTTACTGGGTGCATGATGAACTAATGCTAAATatgctaaattattttaattgaagtcTTTGTTTGGTTGTTAGGTAAAATGATATGCAGGTGCTttgggattttatttattttccatgaGAAATGAGGCCATTGATACTTTGATTCTTTGCACATATCAATGTATATTAGATAATGATTACAACATTGCTATTATTTGCAGGTTCTTCCCAGACAAAGCCACAATTCTTGCTGTTGATATTCTTAACGAACTTGTTGAGGTAAATTTTACTGTAATCTCAATTTTGTAGGTCAGTCAGCATGACTTTAAGTTAGTTGAAAACCTCCTTTAACTTCTTAATTAATTCTGAGGTGGTCTACATTTCTATGATCTTGATTAAGATTTGCTACAAAATGAGTGTGGATGAGATAAAAAGCATTATTGTAACACCTGTTGTTCTTTTATATCCCATTGTCTAGAACCTGTGTAAAGCAGCTTGAAGTGAAgtaaacttattatattttaaactactgTTGAATTTGTCAAAAGTTGATCCTTAGGCTCAAGCTTACAAATACCACCTTTTATTCATTATACAGGTGCTGAAAATCAGGCCTTGCCCCATTGTTTTTGCATCCTTTTCAGGCGGTGCAAAAGCTTGTATGCAGAAGGTTCTTCAGGTATTCTATTCTAgactgatttttatgttttgaccATCATGCTATACAGTCTTTTAGTTCTAATGTCTGATGACTCTGTTTTCCTTTCATCCAGATAATTAGTGGCAGCTCTGAAGCTCATAATATGGTATGTTTCCTGCCATTAGCAGTTCAGAAGATGGCTGAGATACATAATTGTATAATTGATAAACTCATCATTGtcttaaattttcttaaatcattttaatgtGTGAATGAGGCATACAGTGTTGAATCCATACCCTGCATTCTGTTTCTGTGTTCCATGATGTAATTGATCATATATTCCCTTTTACCCAGTGTTTTGGTCAAGTCAAGTTCTTGTTACATGGACTTATGTTCGTTGGACAGTATTTTTCATCCTTGTAACTACTGTTCtcacacagaaaaaaaaaatcagttcactaatagttttatcttttattttctttaccaCTTCTAAACTATTTTCATGGCACAGGATGACTACCAGCTAGTTAGAGACTGTATTTCTGGCTATATTTATGATTCCAGCCCAGTTGATTTTACCAGTGATTTGGGTGTTCGATTTCTTCTACAACCAAGTGTTTTAAAAGTGTCCCATCCACCAAGATTTGCTTCATGGGTTGCAAATGGCATAGCCTCTGGTCTTGATTCTCTTTTCCTCAGTAGATTTGAATCACAGCGTGCAGAGTATTGGCAGACACTTTACTCTACCATTGTAAGTAGCTAAGAATCAATCAACAAATTAACTCTTTTTCCTTTCTCAGGTCTCTTGAATTATCttatcaaaaattattttgcagAATATGCAGGTCCCGTATCTCATTTTATGTTCAGAAAATGATGATCTTGCTCCTTTTCaagttatttcaaattttttccaAAGACTAAAAGACCTTGGTGGAGATGTCAAGTTGTTAAAATGGAGTGCTTCTCCTCATGTAGGTCAGTATCTTgacttttttttacataatggCACATGAATGAGTTGGTAAGATTATAATTGACAAACATATACTGTTGGACTCAAGAAATAAACACGTGGAATTatgaaatagaaataattttttcaggCCAAATTTGAGTACAAACATGAACAAACATAGGGTTTCTCGCTAACAAGGAGTTTCCTCCTTCAAACCACTAGAAATAACAGTCTCATGCCTTAATTGCCTTGAGTATATCACTGTATCTGTCTGATGGGAATCCATAATAACTGTCACGAGCAGTCATGTATTATTAGATAGTAGTGTAATAATAACTATTATGTGGGTGTTTATGGGTAGAAGTTAGGAGCAGTACTGTATTATTATAATATGTGATAGAAAACAAGTTATCCTGCAATAGatcttttttattagaattagaTGATCGatttggaaataaaataatatttatgtgaaattgaaatgatttttgTAACCAAATCATTTTCAGTGCAATGCCAGTTGCAATGTAATATTTAAAGTATGTAGATCAGGGATGAATGTATTGAATTTGTCACAGGTCATTTTTGGCATCATCCAATTGATTACAAGGCTGCTATCACTGAGATCCTTGGCAAGGCTGTTGCAATTTATCATTCCAAAAATAGTCGAATTGAAGATGAGAAACTGGGTATGGAAGGAACAAAAGATGAGATCACAGATCCGTTCTCTGGATTGAGGAAAGCGACAATGTCCTCAACTAGTTTTCAGGGTTTTGCTCTTGCTCCAAGTGATAATTTGTCTTCTAGTTCAACGGAATATTACGTGGGTAAGGGTGTTGGCACCATAGCAGATGAACGCAAAGGAGGGTTTATTCATCTCCCGAGCCGTCCGAGCATCAATGCAAATGGGGTTCTTGGCCAAATATTGTTTGATGTTTGTGTACCCAAGAATGTTGAGGATTGGGATATCAGGTCAAATTCCAAGAATGCACCATTAGCAGGTACAAGGAAGCATGTTCCATTTAATCCTATAAAATGCATTCGGCGTTCAAGGTTGTAAGATTGTTGACTGACAAAAGCCTCAGGAAAATTATGCTTGGAAGGTTGGTGTTTTCTTCAAGGTTCAAAATTTTTAAGGAGATCCAATGGGCACGAGAGATGTGTAGTAGTATTATTACCTTAAGTAAGAGGCAAACGGACTAATAACTTACCACCTAAGCTGTTCTTTTAGCACTTTGGACTTAGTAATGTGATTGAGAAGCTTGCCTTTTTCTTAATGTAAATTGTACATATACTTCaatggagaaaagaaaaatgttttaactAAGATCACTATGACAAGAATATAGGTGGAATTATAATTGTAGCCCCACCCAAATTCTGTTCGTAAAGAAAGTAATCCTAATCACTGCTTCTGAGCTCAATATCAACCTCGGTGTTCAGAATCAAGGGTTGTTTGACGTGTTGAATAAATGGAATGCTCCTCGATCTTGTTCAGCAGTTAGTACAACTTATCAATAGCACATGTGAATAGTACTGTTCGTTATATATTTTTCGTATCTCTTCTATAACAATGCAACCGACTCAGCTACTAGTACTTGAGAATATATAATGAGAGTATTCTAATTTAGTTTGCTTTTTAAACCTGACTTTTCAAGATAAATTCCTTCCTTTTGCGATTAGGACTAATTGGACACCCATATTAAGTTACATAATAAGTAGCTTTCTCAGTGGTCATGGCATTAGTTGAAACAAATAATCATTTACGGAACAAATGTTTAAACTGAATTCTTTTGCTTAATAACTGTGATCAGCAATATACTTTATTGTTAAAGTTATTAATACAGTACTTATTTAAATAGTAACATTTAAGTTAAGTGACAAAATGATAGTACATATGTTAGAGGTCAAACACTTACACGAAATATTGACTAAGGTATAGGCGAGGATTGTTGATGGATTGTAGGAGGGAGTGGTtcctaatttgaattttttttactaacattttaacaaaaattaacaactaagttgatgatttttttataaggatTGGTACCCATGTTTAGCTCTATCATATATCTTTAGGGtgaataattcatatttttatattctattttaatttaaaaataaacaataaaacaagactaaatctatatttttatactctactttaatttaaaatttttattttaattcactttCATTCCATTTCATTTCACTCTTCCAAATTATTCTTTAGTATCAATGACTAAGATAGCTCATGAATCCTTTTCTTAAGAATTATACAACGGATTATTATAAAGAAATGTGACATAATGGGACTTAATCAATGGCCTCGTCTATAACAAGGACACTAATTAGGCATTTACTGAAAAATACTtgttgattcttcttttttgtcaTAGTCACTCACATAACTTGCCCACATCACACATTTCACCTTTAAGATTCGGCAAAAACTAAAAGTTGAATTGTATTTCAGAGACTAGAATGATAGAATgatagtaataattaaaaatctttCTTTCCCCTTGATTCTAGGCCCATTAAAGGATCAGTAGCACCCAAATTGTTGGACCAACACTTTCTATCATTGGCTATCGAAGAACTTAATTATTAATGACGGGCTTTAAAGCGTGATTTTTGTAGCTACATGTTTAATGACGTCCTTTTTAGTTATATAcctacattttttaaatttttcccCTAAATTAATCTTAACTTTGTTTCTCTCTTATAATTCTCTCTATTCGTTTTTTCTTCACAAAACAAAATcccaaactaattttaaaaataagaatatcatcATACCCATCACTCTCGAGAGAGGGAACACGCATAAAAAACTGAAACACCTTCCTTGGCTGACCTAAATATTTTTAGGTAGTTTTATTCTAAAATGTATACAAAGGTttgaaatatatgatttgaCCTACTAGGATGGAGCCTTGTTCTGTGCGAGAGACGGAAGAAGAATTGACGAGAAAGGAAACCATAGAAAAGTTGTAATGTACTATAATTTaggataaatttatttgttgaaataaatatttattttaataaaataagtaacttttttttgtatgtttgtctaaactatttttgtttaatatttttttacttattttaagaagcaaaactaattgctttttaaaaaagtacttatatataaaacatttattttattttttttaaacttaaacaaCCTCACCCATAAATCTATTCCATCAAGAAAGAGCCAAATTGTCCAAGAACCCTACTGGGCAAAATGCAACCCCCGTGCTCAATAATCCTAATCTAACACGAAACAAATCACACCATAAAAACTATTACTTGTTTAATTGGAAAACTACCATATTCACATGAaacaatactttttttaaaaaaaacgagGTATCATCAAAACCTCCTTCCTattcaaaatagtttttgacCCTCGTCTTGTTTCTTGGGGCAACAGTTGCTTAGTGACAGTTTAGGAATTCAATCTTCTCGGCTTTGTTTTACGGTAGTTTTTTCCTGGACCTTCGGCTCCgtccaattgaaaaaaaaaagttttttttgacaaaaaaaaagaaggaagcgtTGGGACTTACTTCGATGGTTGTTGCTAGGTGTCCCCAaaattattgctggtgcacctagcatttttaaaaaatatcaaaactgTCCTTGTACTTTTTTCACATTTGTGATGGATGTGTGTGAGGATGGTCTGTAAATCGTACGGATCAAGTTAATCCGTAAGATTAATACGGATCAAGTTTATCCGTAAGGTtgatacagatcaagttgatccgtaaggcttctatggatcaacttgatccgtattgTTCTGTAAAAAACTTACGGATCAATTTAAATGGCTTACGAATCAagaatatttttgtcatttcacCTTAAGTGCTGGATGTACCAACAATAATGTTGGGTGCATCTAACAACATCCTACTTCGATTCAACACCGCATAATACAAAACTCACAATTTTTTCTGCagtaataaattaatcaaagataaaaaaatataaatttagcttttaaatatgtaaaaaatataaaaaattagttatattgttaaatttgtaagattattttattattaaattataatatttatgaatcaatttaacattaaattataaaatttagagaagaattatcctaaaataattaatagtggTCGATAACAAAAATGGATGGAAATTTTGTTTAAGAAACAAAATCTTACACAAAGATAAAGTCAATTATTCAGACATTTTTGGAAAGGATTAATTCTCAAAAATAAATGTACATTTCTGTAATGGCGTTTTATGACTTTCCTTTTATAATgccatttatttaataattattagatgaaaataatttattcggctaaatcttaataatttgtttaccttataataataaaagaagtagtgtagcattttaatttttagcggCAAGAATGAGGGAAAACCTAGTGCGGAAATGACGCAAGACATTGGGAAGTGGGAATGCAACGGTCGATTGAGGAGACACGACACTGCTGCAATTGCAATGCCATTTTCTGTACGAATTTATAAGATCCAAACAATGCATTAACATAACATTATTCTGGGCGTTGCCATTGTTCTCTTTTCCAGAAAGAAAAAATGGTGGCAGCAATAGCATACGAGGAGAGTCGTCGCAAGAGAGTGGAAGAGAACAGAAAGAGGATGGAAGCCCTCAATCTCCCCCTCCTCTCTCAAGCTCTTCACAAATCCCCTTCTCCCAAATCCTCAccggtaaataataataataattatccctcatctaattaatttataattcaagATCCATTCCTTAACCTTTGGttgcattgcattgcattgcagCTGAAGCAGGTCAAGAATCGCACCATTCAGAAAGAGTTGGTTGTTGTCCGAAGGTCTAGCCGTGTGGCAAATTTGCCCACTCCTGTTTACAAAGAAGTcggttttctttcttctttctttttttcttttcttcaatcaGTGCTTTTCTTCCCtcactgtcattttttttctttctttcttaacaGGTGGTTGTTGATCGCGTGACAATACCTAGAAGGTTGGACTTGGACTCTCTCGCTCGCCCtgactttcattttatttcattaggaGGGGATGACATGTTTTTCCATTTGTCTTTGTAGAACCCTTGGTAGACCTTACAATAGACACAGGGATTATGCCAATAGGGTATATGCTTCTGATGAAGCCAGAGAGGAAGCATTGGAGAAAGCAGAAACCTTAATGTCGGGTCTAGAATCTGAACATCCAGCCTTCATAAAGTCAATGCTACAATCCCACATCAGCGGGGGATTCTGGCTGGTAACATATCAAACTAATTGCTAATCTACAGATTTTATTCCTTCTGCATTCTGATTCATGACTGCATTTGTTCAACACACCATCTTTGTGATGAGAATTGTTATGATAAGGGTTTTGGAACATCTATATTTTGGTTCAATAGATAAATGAGTATGTGCACACCAAGGAGAGACAAAAAGGGGGAGAGTTTTTGGTACCAAAACCCTTAATTTCCGAAAATAACGAAAACAAGCTTGTTATTAAGATATTAAGTGGAAGTATTGGTCAAAACACACAAGGATTGGGATATAGGATTCGTTATTCGTGAGAAAAGTTGACGCCCTTATAACCACATCAAAAAATTGGCTTTGCAATTATTACAATTCAATAGAAATTGAACAATTGGagaaagtttgaaaattaatttgggAAAAAATTTAGCAATTTGATTTAGGAGATAAAGAATagattaaagataaagataGAGCAATATTTCAATTGGATAAAATTCAGAATTATAAAACTTCCAGGATTGGGGTTTTCAGTCCAAGACTTCCTATTTGACCCTAAGGTAATTTCACTCCAAGACTTCCTTCCTTTATTTCAACCTTCCTTCTTCTCTTCAAGAGCGAATTAACCTAAGGTAATTTCTACTCTATTTAAAGACATAGTATCTAATTGAATTTACTCCTACTTTTGATTACATTCTTTGCTAATTCGTTTTACCCACTTAGGATTAATTGTACTTTAGTGACTTAAAGCCTAAGTCCTTCTCCTATAGGTCCAAATGTTAGGTTCACCTTTCGATACCTCCCTAACAGTTTCAGATTATGACAAACAGTAGCTAAGCGTTTTGCATATATAAAGCAATAAGAGAAGAATTGAGGGAAGAAATAAGAGAACATCAAAATAACTGCATTAGAATTGATAGTTGTCGAGGGCTAGCCCCAATCCTAGAATAAAAAGGACGACTCACAGGTagccatataaaaaaatagaaataacaaaGAGAAAGACAAACCAGAGAAGAGGGAGATTAAGATCTTGTTCTCTTTCTAAGCTGTCATAAAACTAAAGTCGGCCAAAAAGGATTTTCAAACTCAATCAGAAAAAccagataaaataaattagcagGTCGCAGTCATGGGCGTGATTAGAATCAGGTCTCCCCTCCCCTATGGTCTTCTCAAATTGTTTCAGCCCCTTTTGTTCAGCTTCTAGTCATGGGTGTGATCTTCTCTGATATGTTTAGCATGAACCATTCTTTTTCTTATCTATGCGGCTTCCAAAATTCTCCTAATCTTCCTAAAAAGACTTGCTTGAAAGagagcaaacatgaaaaatatcaTGACaagttgaaaagaaagaaaatctacACAAATGCAATGACCTAAtactaaaatacaaataaaatgcattCAAAACTCAACAAAATGCTATGcaaaacaaaggtaaaattataatacaCCACTATGTTAAAAGCATTTTATTTATAGCAGCAATTGCAATTTTAATCGTTTAACCACTGTGCAATCATTGACAACAGGGCCTTCCAGTCCATTTCTGCAAGAGCAATCTTCCAAAAGGGGACGAAGTGATGACTTTGATTGATGAGGATGGGAATGAGTATCCAACAATATATTTGGCACGAAAAACAGGACTTAGTGGTGGATGGAAAGGTTTTGCGGTTGGTCATGACCTAGCTGACGGAGATGctgtaatttttcaattaattaagcaCACTGCATTCAAGGTGATTAAATATTGATCATATTAGGCTCATTCAAGCTTTGGTGTTTATAACATTCATCATATTTTTGTATTATGCGAGTGATATTTATgattgttaaaaagaaaaaaaaatgtgatgtgACTAATAATCAAGTCATTGACTCTTCTTTAGAACTTTAAAAAATGTGCTGGCATATTTCAGTTCATGTGCTGTGGTTA encodes the following:
- the LOC100810227 gene encoding uncharacterized protein yields the protein MWGFGGRYYWGRKVACERADGIVVVFAWMSSEEKHLMKYVELYSSIGWNSLVCHSQFLNMFFPDKATILAVDILNELVEVLKIRPCPIVFASFSGGAKACMQKVLQIISGSSEAHNMDDYQLVRDCISGYIYDSSPVDFTSDLGVRFLLQPSVLKVSHPPRFASWVANGIASGLDSLFLSRFESQRAEYWQTLYSTINMQVPYLILCSENDDLAPFQVISNFFQRLKDLGGDVKLLKWSASPHVGHFWHHPIDYKAAITEILGKAVAIYHSKNSRIEDEKLGMEGTKDEITDPFSGLRKATMSSTSFQGFALAPSDNLSSSSTEYYVGKGVGTIADERKGGFIHLPSRPSINANGVLGQILFDVCVPKNVEDWDIRSNSKNAPLAGTRKHVPFNPIKCIRRSRL
- the LOC100797091 gene encoding B3 domain-containing protein At5g42700, which produces MVAAIAYEESRRKRVEENRKRMEALNLPLLSQALHKSPSPKSSPLKQVKNRTIQKELVVVRRSSRVANLPTPVYKEVVVDRVTIPRRTLGRPYNRHRDYANRVYASDEAREEALEKAETLMSGLESEHPAFIKSMLQSHISGGFWLGLPVHFCKSNLPKGDEVMTLIDEDGNEYPTIYLARKTGLSGGWKGFAVGHDLADGDAVIFQLIKHTAFKVYIIRANSPPEDK